A window of Sutcliffiella cohnii contains these coding sequences:
- a CDS encoding RNA-guided endonuclease InsQ/TnpB family protein: MSTITAKIQIYVSDSQADSLKITTNAYRKACNWLSKHIFETKNLNQVKLNDLYYFDLRNQFGLKSQMAQSVMKTVIARYKTAKSNGHEWSLIGFKLPEYDLVWNRDYSLTQNQFSVNTLDGRLKLNYERKAMKKYFNGTWKFGTAKLVNKYKKWFLHIPMTKEYQKLDYVNVNNIVGVDLGINFLATTYDSQGKTTFYNGNVVKHKRGVFKATRKQLQMRQTPSARKKLKQIGSRENRYVTDVNHRITKALVDLYPRGTMFVLEDLTGVRSATEKVRVKNRYVFVSWAFYQFRQMLKYKAELNGQTVIAVDPKYSSQTCPKCGHIEKANRNKKLHTFSCKNCQYQSNDDRIGAMNLHRKGIEHIGVVTTGV; encoded by the coding sequence ATGTCTACCATTACTGCAAAAATACAAATCTATGTTTCTGATAGTCAAGCTGATAGTCTAAAAATAACAACTAATGCTTATCGTAAGGCTTGTAACTGGTTATCGAAACACATATTCGAAACGAAAAATCTAAATCAAGTAAAACTTAACGACTTATATTATTTTGATTTACGAAATCAATTTGGACTAAAAAGCCAAATGGCTCAATCTGTGATGAAAACTGTAATCGCCCGCTACAAGACAGCAAAATCGAATGGACATGAATGGTCTTTGATTGGATTTAAACTTCCAGAATATGACCTTGTGTGGAATCGTGATTACTCACTAACCCAAAATCAATTTAGTGTGAATACACTGGATGGTCGTTTAAAGCTAAATTATGAGCGAAAGGCTATGAAGAAATACTTCAATGGCACTTGGAAATTCGGTACTGCTAAATTAGTTAATAAGTACAAGAAGTGGTTCTTACATATTCCGATGACTAAAGAGTATCAAAAGCTAGATTATGTAAATGTAAACAATATCGTTGGTGTTGATTTAGGTATTAACTTTCTTGCGACTACTTATGATAGTCAAGGTAAAACCACTTTTTACAACGGAAATGTTGTTAAGCATAAGCGTGGTGTATTTAAAGCTACCCGCAAACAGTTACAAATGCGACAGACACCATCTGCTCGTAAGAAACTAAAACAAATCGGTTCAAGAGAAAACCGTTATGTAACGGATGTAAACCATCGAATTACAAAGGCACTCGTTGATCTATACCCTAGAGGTACGATGTTTGTTTTAGAAGACTTAACAGGTGTTCGTTCTGCAACAGAAAAAGTGCGTGTGAAAAACCGCTATGTTTTTGTATCTTGGGCATTCTATCAGTTCCGTCAAATGCTTAAATACAAGGCGGAATTAAATGGTCAAACAGTAATAGCAGTAGACCCCAAATATTCTTCTCAAACTTGCCCTAAATGTGGACACATTGAAAAAGCAAATCGCAATAAAAAGTTACACACTTTTTCATGTAAAAATTGCCAATATCAATCAAATGATGACCGTATTGGTGCAATGAATCTACACCGAAAAGGAATTGAACATATTGGTGTAGTTACCACAGGAGTATAA
- the alaS gene encoding alanine--tRNA ligase: MKKLTSAQVRQMYLDFFQEKGHAVEPSASLVPHEDPSLLWINSGVATLKKYFDGRVIPQNPRICNAQKSIRTNDIENVGKTARHHTFFEMLGNFSIGDYFKEEAIEWAWEFLTSDKWIGFDQEKLSVTIHPEDDEAYRYWHEKIGVPAERIIRLEGNFWDIGEGPSGPNTEIFYDRGEAYGNDLNDPELYPGGENERYLEVWNLVFSEFNHNPDGTYTPLPKKNIDTGMGLERMVSVIQDVPTNFDTDLFIPIINATEQISGQKYRQEAELDVAFKVVADHVRTVTFAVGDGALPSNEGRGYVLRRLLRRAVRYAKKLNINRPFMFELVPVVAEIMESFYPEVKGKQEFIQRVIRTEEERFHETLNDGLAILSTILQKAKEEGKDVISGVDAFRLYDTYGFPIELTEEFAEENGMTVDHEGFEKEMELQRERARAARQDVDSMQVQGGALGEIKEESSFVGYDTLANETVLSVIVKNGEVMEAATEGEEVQFILKETPFYAESGGQIADTGLIISDTGKAKVKDVKKAPNGQNLHTVVVLDGTIKSGVTVSTEVDRGNREQIIKNHTATHLLHQALKDVLGGHVNQAGSLVTSDRLRFDFSHFGQVTQEEIEKIESLVNEKIWANIDVNIDYKSLKEAKEMGAMALFGEKYGDVVRVVQVGEYSLELCGGCHVPNTSVIGLFKIVSESGIGAGTRRMEAVTGEAAYRLLNDQVQLLKDVSAKLKTKPQDAPSRIDALMLEIKELQREKESLSTKLSNIEAQNVLNNVKEVNGVSMLAAKVPATDMNNLRSMVDELKVKIGSAVIVLASVQGDKVNITAGVTKDLIEKGHHAGKLVKEVATRCGGGGGGRPDMAQAGGKDASKVDEALQYVEEWVKSV; this comes from the coding sequence ATGAAAAAATTAACTTCAGCTCAAGTTAGACAAATGTATTTAGACTTTTTCCAAGAAAAAGGACATGCTGTAGAACCGAGTGCTTCATTAGTACCTCACGAAGACCCGTCCTTACTTTGGATTAATAGTGGTGTAGCAACATTGAAAAAATATTTTGACGGACGTGTTATTCCACAAAACCCACGTATTTGTAATGCACAAAAGTCCATTCGTACGAACGATATTGAAAACGTCGGGAAAACTGCACGTCATCATACATTTTTCGAAATGCTAGGAAACTTCTCCATCGGCGATTATTTCAAAGAGGAAGCAATTGAGTGGGCTTGGGAGTTCTTAACGAGTGATAAATGGATTGGGTTTGACCAAGAAAAATTATCTGTTACCATTCATCCAGAAGACGATGAAGCTTATCGTTATTGGCACGAAAAAATCGGTGTTCCAGCTGAGCGTATTATTCGACTAGAAGGGAACTTCTGGGATATCGGAGAAGGACCAAGCGGACCGAATACAGAAATTTTTTATGACCGTGGCGAAGCATATGGAAATGACCTTAATGATCCAGAGCTTTATCCAGGTGGGGAAAATGAAAGATATTTAGAAGTATGGAACTTAGTATTTTCTGAATTCAATCATAACCCTGATGGTACATATACACCATTACCAAAGAAAAACATTGATACAGGTATGGGATTAGAGCGTATGGTATCTGTTATTCAAGACGTACCAACAAACTTTGACACAGACTTATTTATCCCAATTATTAATGCAACAGAGCAAATTTCTGGACAAAAATATCGTCAGGAAGCAGAATTAGATGTTGCTTTTAAAGTAGTTGCTGACCACGTACGGACAGTAACGTTTGCCGTTGGTGATGGGGCGTTACCTTCCAATGAAGGACGCGGATACGTTTTACGTCGACTTTTAAGAAGAGCTGTTAGATATGCAAAAAAATTAAATATTAATCGTCCTTTCATGTTTGAACTTGTACCTGTCGTTGCAGAAATTATGGAAAGCTTCTATCCGGAAGTAAAGGGAAAACAAGAGTTTATCCAACGAGTGATTCGTACGGAGGAAGAGCGTTTTCATGAAACATTAAATGATGGGCTTGCAATTCTTTCAACTATTTTACAAAAGGCAAAAGAAGAAGGAAAAGATGTTATTTCCGGAGTGGATGCATTCCGTCTTTATGACACTTACGGATTCCCAATTGAGCTAACAGAGGAATTTGCTGAAGAAAATGGAATGACTGTTGATCACGAAGGGTTCGAAAAAGAAATGGAGCTTCAGCGTGAACGTGCACGTGCAGCTCGTCAAGATGTTGATTCTATGCAAGTGCAAGGTGGAGCATTAGGTGAGATTAAAGAAGAGAGTAGTTTTGTTGGCTATGATACGTTAGCGAATGAGACAGTATTGTCTGTAATAGTGAAAAATGGCGAAGTAATGGAAGCAGCAACTGAGGGCGAAGAAGTACAATTTATACTTAAAGAGACTCCGTTCTACGCTGAAAGTGGAGGACAGATTGCTGATACAGGACTGATCATTAGCGACACCGGTAAAGCAAAAGTGAAGGACGTTAAAAAAGCTCCTAATGGTCAAAACTTACACACAGTAGTAGTTTTAGATGGAACTATCAAGAGTGGTGTTACTGTTTCTACAGAGGTAGACCGTGGAAACCGTGAACAAATCATTAAAAACCATACGGCAACTCACCTTTTACACCAAGCGTTAAAAGATGTGCTTGGTGGTCACGTTAACCAAGCAGGTTCACTAGTAACTTCTGATCGTTTACGTTTCGACTTTTCACACTTCGGCCAAGTAACACAAGAGGAAATAGAAAAGATTGAATCACTCGTAAACGAGAAAATTTGGGCAAATATCGATGTGAACATTGATTATAAATCTCTTAAAGAAGCGAAAGAAATGGGAGCTATGGCTTTATTCGGTGAAAAATACGGCGATGTTGTACGTGTTGTACAAGTTGGAGAATACAGTTTAGAGCTCTGTGGTGGTTGTCATGTTCCAAACACATCCGTAATCGGACTATTTAAAATCGTATCTGAATCTGGAATTGGTGCTGGAACGCGTAGAATGGAAGCTGTAACAGGTGAAGCTGCATACCGTTTATTAAATGACCAAGTTCAATTATTAAAAGACGTGTCTGCAAAGTTAAAAACGAAGCCGCAAGATGCTCCAAGTCGTATTGACGCTTTAATGCTAGAAATTAAAGAACTACAAAGAGAAAAAGAATCTCTATCAACGAAACTAAGCAATATTGAAGCGCAAAATGTGCTCAATAATGTTAAAGAAGTTAATGGGGTTTCTATGCTCGCTGCAAAAGTTCCTGCTACTGATATGAACAACTTACGTTCCATGGTTGATGAATTAAAAGTCAAGATTGGTTCTGCAGTAATTGTTTTAGCTAGCGTTCAAGGTGACAAAGTGAATATTACGGCAGGTGTGACGAAAGACCTGATTGAAAAAGGACACCACGCTGGAAAGCTAGTGAAAGAAGTTGCTACTCGCTGTGGTGGTGGCGGTGGTGGCCGTCCAGATATGGCTCAAGCAGGCGGAAAAGATGCAAGTAAAGTGGACGAAGCATTACAATATGTCGAAGAATGGGTAAAATCCGTTTAA